Proteins encoded in a region of the Psychromicrobium lacuslunae genome:
- a CDS encoding biotin--[acetyl-CoA-carboxylase] ligase → MNDVVIRSRLPLEVQGLSSRLVSPRGPLQRLDWLAETASTNPLLAQYALDESASWPDLSLVTAEVQTQGRGRLDRGWQVPTGAALTLSVLLRPAELPIERFGWLSMLSALAVCQMLQQRAGLQARIKWPNDVVVIDNEGIAKKICGVLAQLVSAPGQPPAVVVGTGVNISQQAEELPTETSTSVFCSAGSTLDRNILIEEYVNSFTRLYQQFREAAGDPQRSSGEDESILHKISALMISLNQQVRAELPGGKFLTGTATGLDLSGALLITDVRGTTTAVSAADVVHLRRAQGSYA, encoded by the coding sequence ATGAATGATGTCGTCATCCGGTCGCGTCTGCCGCTTGAAGTGCAGGGGCTCAGCTCGCGCTTAGTGTCGCCGCGTGGTCCGCTACAGCGACTGGACTGGCTGGCGGAAACCGCTTCCACTAATCCGCTGCTTGCCCAGTATGCCCTCGACGAGTCGGCCAGCTGGCCGGACCTGAGTTTAGTCACTGCCGAGGTGCAGACCCAAGGGCGTGGCCGACTGGATCGCGGCTGGCAGGTCCCAACTGGCGCTGCTTTGACCCTGAGCGTCTTATTGCGGCCCGCCGAGTTGCCCATTGAGCGTTTCGGCTGGCTCAGTATGCTCAGTGCGCTGGCAGTCTGCCAGATGTTGCAGCAGAGGGCGGGTTTGCAGGCCAGGATCAAATGGCCGAACGACGTGGTGGTGATCGATAACGAGGGCATAGCGAAGAAGATTTGCGGTGTGCTCGCCCAATTGGTGAGCGCCCCCGGCCAACCGCCGGCCGTCGTGGTGGGAACCGGTGTCAATATCTCTCAGCAAGCTGAAGAACTGCCGACCGAAACATCGACATCGGTTTTTTGCTCGGCTGGGAGCACCTTGGATAGAAATATTCTGATTGAGGAATACGTTAATTCCTTTACTCGGTTATATCAGCAGTTCCGCGAGGCTGCTGGCGATCCACAACGGTCAAGTGGCGAGGACGAGAGCATCCTGCACAAAATCAGTGCGCTGATGATTAGCCTGAATCAGCAGGTGCGCGCCGAGCTGCCGGGAGGCAAATTTTTGACCGGTACCGCGACCGGACTAGATCTCAGCGGCGCCTTGCTGATCACCGACGTACGAGGAACCACTACCGCAGTATCGGCAGCCGATGTGGTGCACTTGCGAAGGGCGCAGGGCAGCTATGCGTAG